Sequence from the Pelagibius sp. CAU 1746 genome:
ATGTACACGACGATGAACGCGAGCAAGGCCTATGTCTACGCCGTGGCCAAGGCCTGCGACCGCGGCGAGACGACGCGCAAGGACGCGGCGGGGGCGATTCTCTATGCCGCGGAGAAGGCGACCTGGATGGCGCTGGAGACCATCCAGACCCTGGGCGGCAACGGCTACATCAACGAATATCCCGCCGGGCGGCTGCTGCGCGATGCGAAACTCTACGAGATCGGCGCCGGCACCAGCGAGATCCGCCGCATGCTCATCGGCCGCGAGCTGTTCAACGAAACCAAGTAGCGGTGCGGGAATCGTTGACCTGTTCCGCCCTTGCGGTCGAACGGCGCCGCCATCCGGACACGGGTGGCCGGCAGCCGATTTTCCGCGATTTGTCCGATATTTCTTTGGAATTACAGCCTCTTGCAGAGAGAGGGCATGGGGTGTTGTCTCGACCGGGCAAGTGATGTTCTCTATGCCGCACAGTTACGGCCCAAGGGAATGCGGATGGCTCTGCAGATGAAAGCCGCCTGTGAGCGCTGCGAGACCGGTCTCGCTCCGGATGGGGAAGCCTGGATTTGCAGCTTCGAATGCACCTTCTGCACGTCCTGCGCCGAGGCCATGTCGCGCCGCTGTCCAAACTGCGGAGGCGAGTTGGTTGCCCGGCCGCGGCGCGAGTTGCCGCCCGCCGTCACTTGACGCCGTTGCTCCGGGTCCGTCGCACCGCTGCGGATTCTTCTTTCGCCGCCGCGGATGCTCAGGCAAGGCGGCAGCGCCTGTTAGGGAGAAAGTATTGCCGACAGTTTTGATTACCGGCGCCAACCGTGGCATCGGGTTCGAGTTCGTGAAGTCCTTCGCGGCAGATGGCTGGCGCGTTCACGCCTGCGCCCGCAACGTTGAAAAGTCGAAGGGGGTGCGTGCCCTCGACGGGGATGTGATCTGCCACAAGCTGGATGTCACCAATGGCCTGAAGGTGGCGAGCCTGGCGCGCGAGCTGGCGGATCAGCCGATCGACCTGTTGATCAACAACGCTGGCGTCTACGGGCCGCGCACCGGGTTCGGCGAAACCGACTACGATGAATGGCTGAGTGTCTTGCAGGTGAACGCCCTGGCGCCGCTGCGTATGGTCGAGCGCTTCGTCGGCCTGCTCGAACAGGGCGCGGGCAAGACCGTCGTCAACATCTCCAGCATCATGGGCTCGATCGGCAACAACAGCTCCGGCGGCTCCTATATCTACCGCAGCTCCAAGGCGGCGTTGAACATGATCACCAAGACGCTGTCGAACGACCTCGGCGAACGCGGCTTCACCGTGGTTTCCTTTCATCCCGGTTGGGTGCAGACCGATATGGGGGGCGAGAGCGCCGATATCCCGGTGACGCAATCCGTCGCAGGGATGCGCGAGGTCATCGCCGGCCTTTCCGCTGCCGACAACGGCAAGTTCTTTAACTACGACGGCACGCCTTTGCCGTGGTAGGGAACGGCCTTGACCAAGATGGCGGAAAAGGAAAGGGAAGCAGTGCGATGAGCCGTTATCATCTGGCCCAGATCAACGTGGCGCGGGCGCTGGCGCCGCTCGATGACCCGAAACTTGCCGGCTTCGTCGAACGTCTCGACGACATCAATGCCCTGGCCGACGTCAGCCCGGGCTTTGTCTGGCGTCTGCAGAGCGACGGCGGCAACGCCACCGATATCCAGATCTCCAACGATCCGAGACTCGTCGTCAATATGTCCGTCTGGGAAGGGCTCGACGCGCTCTTCACCTACGTCTACCGCTCCGACCATTTGCAGGTTATGGCGCAGCGCCGTCAGTGGTTCGAGAAGCCCGTCGGCACGTTCATGGCGCTGTGGTGGCACCCGGCCGGCGATCCGCCAAGCACGGAGGAGGGCCTGCGCCGCCTGGCGATCCTGGAGCGCGAAGGGCCGAGCCCGGAGGCCTTCACCTTCAAGGTTCCCTTCGATGCCAGCGGGCGGCCGGTCGACCGCGGGGCCTTGGTGCGTCAATTGGCAACCTGCGCCTGACGCAGGGAGTGCGAAGCATGTTGTTGAGCGAAGAGCAGAGCCTGATCCGCGATACCGCGCGCCAGTTCGCCCGGGAGCAGCTGGCGCCGAAGGCGGCGGAGTGGGACCGCGAGGCGCGTTTTCCCAAGGAGGCCGTCGCGGCCATGGGCGAGCTGGGCTTCCTCGGCATGCTGGTGCCGCCGGAGTTCGACGGCGCCGGCGCGGATCATGCGTCCTATGCGCTGGTCTTGATGGAAGTGGCGGCGGGCGACGGCGCCTGCTCGACCATCATGTCGGTGCACAACTCCGTCGGCTGCCTGCCGATCCTGAAGTTCGGCACGCCGGCGCAGAAGGAGCGTTTCCTGAAGCCCATGGCGCGCGGCCGGATGCTGGGCGCCTTTTGCCTCACCGAACCGCAGGCCGGGTCCGATGCCGCGGCGATCAAGACGCGCGCCGAGCGCGACGGCAACCACTATGTGCTGAACGGCGTGAAGCAGTTCATCACCTCCGGGCAGAACGGCGATGTCGCCATCGTCTTCGCGGTGACGGATCCCGAAAAGGGAAAGCAGGGCATCAGCGCCTTCGTGGTGCCGACCGACACCCCGGGCTACCGCGTCGCCTCGGTGGAGAAGAAGCTCGGCCAGCGCGCATCCGACACCTGCCAGATCGTCTTCGACGACCTGCGCCTGACTCCGGACCTGCTTTTGGGCGAGGAGGGGCAGGGCTACAAGATCGCGCTGTCCAACCTGGAAGGCGGACGCATCGGCATCGCCGCGCAGTCGGTGGGCATGGCACGCGCGGCCTATGAAGCGGCGCTGGCCTATGCGCGCGAGCGGCGCAGCTTCGGCAAGCCGATCCTGGAACATCAGGCCGTCGCCTTCCGGCTCGCGGACATGGCGACCCGGATTCAAAGCGCCGAACTGATGGTGCTGCACGCCGCAACCCTGCGCGATGCCGGGCGACCCTGCCTCAAGGAGGCGGCGATGGCCAAGCTGCAGGCTTCCGAGATGGCGGAGAAGGTCTGCTCCGATGCCATCCAGATTCACGGCGGCTACGGTTACCTGAGCGACTTTCCGGTGGAGCGCATCTACCGCGACGTCCGCGTCTGCCAGATCTACGAAGGTACCTCCGATATCCAGCGCCTGGTGATCGCGCGCCAGATCGCCGTCGAGCCGTAAGGGGGACGAGGTTCAGTGGTACGATGAGGAAGGCCAAGGTGATGACCGCCAAGATCGATTTCTATTTCGACTTCTCCAGCCCCTATGGCTATCTCGCCGCCGAGCAGATCGAGGACCTAGCGGCGCGGCATGGCCGCGAAGTGTCCTGGCATCCGATCCTGCTTGGTGCGGTTTTTCCCCAGACCGGCGGTCAGCCGCTCCTTAACGTACCGCTGAAAGGCGACTATGCGCGTCGCGACATGGAGCGCTCGGCCCGCCTGCTGGACCTTCCCTTCCAACTCCCCGCGACTTTCCCTTTCATGTCGGTGGCGGCCTGCCGGGCCTTCTATTGGCTGCAGGACCAGGATCCGGCGAAGGCGGTGGCCCTGGCCAAGGCCTTGTACCGGGAGGCTTTTGCCCAGGGGCGGGCGGTCGACTCCGCCGAATCGGTGGTGGCCGTGGCCCGGTCCCTGAACCTCGACGGCGAAAAACTCACCGCCGCACTCAACGATCCCGCGGTCAAGGAGCGCCTGAGGAAAGCGGTGGATGCGGCCATCACCAAAGGTGTTTTCGGCTCCCCCCTAATCGTCGTTGATGGCGAGCCTTTCTGGGGGCATGACCGGTTGGCGCAGGTCGATCTTTGGTTGCAACGAGGCGGATGGTAACCTCCATGGAGGCATCGCCTGTCGGGCAAGGCCTTGGGGCGCCGTTAAAAAATGTCCACAGCGCCTGCGTGATTTGATAGATACTGACAGAGACAGCGGCCCTGAGCAGGTCGGATCAATTCCGGTGAAAATGACGCCATGAGCGAAGGCCCTTTTGACGAGGATGCCAAGGACAGCCAAAACCTAGCCGTGCTTTTTGCCGATATCGACGGCAGCACCAAGTTGTACGAGATTCACGGCGATGAGACGGCGCACCGGCTGACCGCGGAGTGCCTGACGATTCTTGATGCCCAGGCCGGCATCGCCGGCGGTCGGACGGTGAAGACCTCCGGCGACGGAGTGATGTGCGTCTTCGCCACCCCGGACGAGGCCTTCCGCGCGGCGACCCTGATGCGGGACGCGCAGAAGCGCAGCCAGGTATCGATCCACGCCGGTTTCCACTTTGGCCCGGTGATCGAACACGCCGGCGATTTCTACGGCGACACCGTCAACGTCGCTGCCCGCGTCACCGACCTCGCCAAGGCCGGCGAGATCCTGGTGACCGAAGACACGGTGGTCCGCCTCTCGCCGGCGCTGCGCGCGGCCACACGCTGGCTCGACAAGGCGTCGATGAAAGGCAAGAAGGAACCGGTCGGCGTTTACATGATCCTCTCCGAGGACGAAAACGTCACGGTGATCCGCGCGCCGCTGGTTTCGGCGGATAGCGAAGTCCTGCGCCTCGACCTGCGTTACCGCGACAGGTCTTTCACCTTGGAAGAGCCGATGCCTGAATTCGTCATCGGGCGCCAGGACATTTGCGATCTGGTGACCGAGAGCTCCTATGCTTCGCGGCGCCACGCGACCATTCAGGCTGTGCGCGGCAAGGTCTTCCTGAAGGATCACAGCACCAACGGCACCTACGTCCGCAACGCGGAGGGAGAGGTGGTTTTCGTGAAGCGGGAGATGGTGCAGCTCGTCGGGAAGGGAACCATTTTCCTGGGCCGCGAGCCGGAGCTGGCCGAGGAAGACGGTATCGCTTTCAAGATGCCATAGTTGTGACGGCGCATCGCGCCTGCGAAGGCGGAGGCTGGGCAGCCAGCGATGCGAGAATGAAAAAAGGCCGATGGCGGGGAAGATAACAAGCGCCAGGGCCGAAGAAGGGACACGGGGAGTTGATGCTGCGAAAAGGCAATGCCGAAGAAGACGCTGATGAGGCGGTGACTTCGCAGTCCGCCGCGACCCTTGGTCTGCAGAGCAATGTCGGACGGGTTCGTCGCCATAACGAGGACAGCTTCGCGGCCCGCGAAGATATCGGTCTTTGGATCGTCGCCGACGGCATGGGCGGCGCCGCGGCGGGCGAGGTCGCCAGCGCCATCGTTGTCGATGTGGTTCCCCGGGCCGTTGAGCAGGGGGCCGATCTGCCACAGGCCATCGCCGAGGCGAACCGCTCGATCCTCGATGCCGCCGCCTCCGGGCGCGGCAAGCCGGGCATGGGCTCTACGGTGGTGGCGGCCCGGCTCGACGGGCGTGACTACACCGTCGCGTGGGTCGGCGATGCACGGGCCTATATCTGGGGGGACCGGCTGCAGCGCCTCTCGCGCGACCACTCGCGGGTCCAGGAGCTGTTGGATGCGGGCATGATCGACGAGAGCGAGGCCCGCAACCATCCCCACCGCAGCGTCATTACCCGGGTTCTGGGCGGTCCCGACGGCACCGCCGCCGACTCCGATCAGGTTTCCGGTTCCCTGGAGCCCGGGCAGGGGCTGCTGCTGTGCAGCGACGGCCTGACCTCGGAAGTCAGCGACGAGGAAATCGCCGAGATCCTGTCCAGCCGTCCAATGACGAACGGCGAGGGCCAGGCGGCCGTCGACCGGCTGGTTTCCCTGGCGCTGGACCACGGCGGGAACGACAATGTGACGGTCGTTCTGGTCGGCCTCTCCGATGCCGGGGGCGGCCGTTGACCGGGGAGTTCGCCGGCCCCGGCGGCTGGACGCGGCATGAGGCGCTGGCCGCCGGCCGGGCGAAGGTGATAAAGACTGCGCAAGGGGCGTTCGCCGGTGCCCTGAGGCTGCGTGAGGAAGAGGCGCCGGGCAGGTGCCGGCGCCGTATAGGACAGCAAAGATGAGCGACGAGCCAAACAGCCGTGGCGGATCCACCAGCCGGTTCGGATCCGGCTCCGGTGGCGACTACGGACAGGGCGGCATTTTCGAGCCCGGCAGCCTGATCAGTTTTACCTACGAGGTAGAGGCGCTGCTGGCCCGCGGCGGCATGGGCGAGGTCTACCGCACCCGCCACACCGAGATCGGCACCGAGCACGCCATCAAGATCGTGCGGCCCGACCTGGCCAACAACGACAAGATCATGGAGCTGTTCCGCCGCGAGGCCTCGGTCCTGCGCACCGTGCGCGATGACGCCATTGTCGGCTACGACGGTGTGCTGCGCGACGAGGAAGGGCGGGTCTACCTGGTCATGGAATTCGTCGACGGGCCGTCGCTGACCACCTTCATCGAAGACCGGGTGCTGACCCTGGAGGAGGTGCGCCACCTGCGCGACCGCCTGGCG
This genomic interval carries:
- a CDS encoding protein phosphatase 2C domain-containing protein, yielding MLRKGNAEEDADEAVTSQSAATLGLQSNVGRVRRHNEDSFAAREDIGLWIVADGMGGAAAGEVASAIVVDVVPRAVEQGADLPQAIAEANRSILDAAASGRGKPGMGSTVVAARLDGRDYTVAWVGDARAYIWGDRLQRLSRDHSRVQELLDAGMIDESEARNHPHRSVITRVLGGPDGTAADSDQVSGSLEPGQGLLLCSDGLTSEVSDEEIAEILSSRPMTNGEGQAAVDRLVSLALDHGGNDNVTVVLVGLSDAGGGR
- a CDS encoding acyl-CoA dehydrogenase family protein is translated as MLLSEEQSLIRDTARQFAREQLAPKAAEWDREARFPKEAVAAMGELGFLGMLVPPEFDGAGADHASYALVLMEVAAGDGACSTIMSVHNSVGCLPILKFGTPAQKERFLKPMARGRMLGAFCLTEPQAGSDAAAIKTRAERDGNHYVLNGVKQFITSGQNGDVAIVFAVTDPEKGKQGISAFVVPTDTPGYRVASVEKKLGQRASDTCQIVFDDLRLTPDLLLGEEGQGYKIALSNLEGGRIGIAAQSVGMARAAYEAALAYARERRSFGKPILEHQAVAFRLADMATRIQSAELMVLHAATLRDAGRPCLKEAAMAKLQASEMAEKVCSDAIQIHGGYGYLSDFPVERIYRDVRVCQIYEGTSDIQRLVIARQIAVEP
- a CDS encoding 2-hydroxychromene-2-carboxylate isomerase produces the protein MTAKIDFYFDFSSPYGYLAAEQIEDLAARHGREVSWHPILLGAVFPQTGGQPLLNVPLKGDYARRDMERSARLLDLPFQLPATFPFMSVAACRAFYWLQDQDPAKAVALAKALYREAFAQGRAVDSAESVVAVARSLNLDGEKLTAALNDPAVKERLRKAVDAAITKGVFGSPLIVVDGEPFWGHDRLAQVDLWLQRGGW
- a CDS encoding adenylate/guanylate cyclase domain-containing protein; protein product: MSEGPFDEDAKDSQNLAVLFADIDGSTKLYEIHGDETAHRLTAECLTILDAQAGIAGGRTVKTSGDGVMCVFATPDEAFRAATLMRDAQKRSQVSIHAGFHFGPVIEHAGDFYGDTVNVAARVTDLAKAGEILVTEDTVVRLSPALRAATRWLDKASMKGKKEPVGVYMILSEDENVTVIRAPLVSADSEVLRLDLRYRDRSFTLEEPMPEFVIGRQDICDLVTESSYASRRHATIQAVRGKVFLKDHSTNGTYVRNAEGEVVFVKREMVQLVGKGTIFLGREPELAEEDGIAFKMP
- a CDS encoding DUF3291 domain-containing protein; the encoded protein is MSRYHLAQINVARALAPLDDPKLAGFVERLDDINALADVSPGFVWRLQSDGGNATDIQISNDPRLVVNMSVWEGLDALFTYVYRSDHLQVMAQRRQWFEKPVGTFMALWWHPAGDPPSTEEGLRRLAILEREGPSPEAFTFKVPFDASGRPVDRGALVRQLATCA
- a CDS encoding DUF1272 domain-containing protein; this encodes MKAACERCETGLAPDGEAWICSFECTFCTSCAEAMSRRCPNCGGELVARPRRELPPAVT
- a CDS encoding SDR family oxidoreductase, producing MPTVLITGANRGIGFEFVKSFAADGWRVHACARNVEKSKGVRALDGDVICHKLDVTNGLKVASLARELADQPIDLLINNAGVYGPRTGFGETDYDEWLSVLQVNALAPLRMVERFVGLLEQGAGKTVVNISSIMGSIGNNSSGGSYIYRSSKAALNMITKTLSNDLGERGFTVVSFHPGWVQTDMGGESADIPVTQSVAGMREVIAGLSAADNGKFFNYDGTPLPW